Proteins from one Mesorhizobium sp. M9A.F.Ca.ET.002.03.1.2 genomic window:
- a CDS encoding N-acetyltransferase: MSLADVKYLPETPAHDPEIEAINEEAFGPGRFVLAAYKIREGGPHERALSFVAVDGDIVVASVRMTRIAAGAGRALMLGPLAVRPAFKNLGIGRRLVAIALEAAAKAGMSAVMLVGDEPYYGPLGFKRIPRGQISMPRPVDLDRLLSHEIVPGAVARLIGDVCHADQARVAAHVAAIA; the protein is encoded by the coding sequence ATGAGCCTTGCCGACGTGAAATACCTGCCGGAAACCCCGGCGCATGACCCCGAAATCGAAGCCATCAACGAAGAAGCCTTCGGGCCGGGCCGTTTCGTGCTGGCCGCCTACAAAATCCGTGAGGGCGGCCCGCATGAGCGCGCTCTGTCCTTCGTGGCCGTCGATGGCGATATCGTTGTCGCCTCGGTGCGCATGACGCGCATCGCGGCCGGCGCCGGCCGGGCGCTGATGCTCGGGCCGCTTGCCGTGCGGCCGGCCTTCAAGAATCTCGGCATCGGCCGCCGGCTGGTGGCGATCGCGCTGGAAGCCGCCGCCAAGGCCGGCATGTCAGCCGTGATGCTTGTCGGCGATGAGCCCTATTACGGCCCACTTGGCTTCAAGAGAATCCCGCGTGGGCAAATCTCCATGCCGCGCCCGGTCGATCTCGACCGGCTTTTGTCGCATGAGATCGTGCCGGGCGCGGTGGCAAGGCTGATAGGGGACGTTTGCCACGCCGATCAGGCAAGGGTTGCCGCGCACGTCGCCGCGATAGCATGA
- a CDS encoding metallophosphoesterase, translated as MFRLAHISDIHLGPLPGVTYRDLASKRVVGYVNWQRNRRRHMHDAVIDTIVADMKASAPDHLAVTGDLVNLALDGEIEMGKHWLETLGSPDDVSVVPGNHDAYVPGAFDKACRSWAAWMTGDGVNTPVDRDSFPYLRVRGNVALIGVTTARATAPFMANGFFLEDQAERLREVLDATAKRGLFRVVMIHHPPVRGAVSQPKRLFGIARFHKVVHRHGAELVLHGHSHEPTLFFIGGRGAKIPVVGVAAAGQAPGGRHPAAQYNLLDIDGEMDNWRIRLTRRGLTGPAIPPSDLEVLDLGADAMA; from the coding sequence ATGTTCAGGCTCGCGCATATTTCCGATATCCATCTGGGACCGCTTCCCGGTGTAACCTATCGCGATCTCGCCTCCAAGCGGGTGGTCGGTTACGTCAACTGGCAGCGCAACCGCCGGCGCCACATGCACGATGCCGTCATCGACACGATCGTTGCCGATATGAAGGCGAGCGCACCGGATCACCTTGCCGTCACCGGCGATCTGGTCAATCTGGCGCTCGATGGCGAGATCGAGATGGGTAAGCACTGGCTGGAGACGCTGGGTTCTCCCGATGATGTGTCGGTCGTTCCGGGAAACCACGACGCCTATGTGCCTGGCGCCTTCGACAAGGCCTGCCGGTCATGGGCGGCATGGATGACCGGCGACGGCGTCAACACGCCGGTCGACCGCGATTCTTTCCCCTATCTGCGCGTGCGCGGCAATGTCGCGCTGATCGGTGTCACGACGGCGCGCGCCACGGCTCCGTTCATGGCCAACGGCTTCTTTCTGGAAGATCAGGCGGAAAGACTGCGCGAAGTACTCGACGCCACGGCCAAGCGCGGGCTGTTCCGGGTGGTCATGATCCACCATCCGCCAGTGCGCGGCGCCGTTTCGCAGCCCAAGCGGCTGTTCGGCATTGCGCGCTTCCACAAGGTCGTTCACCGGCATGGGGCCGAGCTTGTGCTGCACGGCCATTCGCACGAGCCGACGCTGTTTTTCATCGGCGGTCGGGGCGCCAAAATTCCAGTCGTCGGCGTCGCCGCCGCAGGGCAGGCGCCCGGCGGCAGACACCCGGCAGCGCAATATAATCTGTTGGACATCGATGGCGAAATGGATAACTGGCGGATCAGGCTGACGCGACGTGGTCTGACCGGACCGGCCATCCCGCCTTCCGATCTGGAGGTTCTGGACCTTGGCGCGGACGCTATGGCCTAG
- a CDS encoding HugZ family protein: MTERKKDVIRETDAKAIRLAKTLIRSARFGALAVIEPGTGSPLASRVGVATDIDGTPLILVSMLSAHTGAILADPRCSLLVGEPGKGDPLAHPRITLVCRAAQLERGSGEHARAERRYLNRNPKAKLYVGLGDFSIFRLEPERASLNGGFGKAYLLERADLVTTAPVVEELAAGEQSALDHMNADHSDAIAVYARHFAGAAGDGWVITGFDADGMDLALGDDVCRVFFPEPLGAARELRHVLVDMARTGRAVDQTQPDSKSRRIESNP, encoded by the coding sequence TTGACTGAGCGGAAGAAGGACGTGATTCGCGAAACCGACGCCAAGGCGATCAGGCTGGCGAAGACTCTGATCCGCAGCGCCCGTTTCGGCGCGCTGGCAGTGATCGAGCCCGGGACCGGTTCGCCGCTGGCCAGCAGGGTTGGCGTCGCCACCGATATCGACGGCACGCCGCTGATCCTCGTATCGATGCTGTCCGCGCATACCGGCGCGATCCTTGCCGACCCGCGCTGTTCGCTGCTTGTCGGCGAGCCCGGCAAGGGCGACCCGCTGGCGCACCCGCGAATAACACTCGTCTGTCGAGCGGCGCAGCTCGAGCGCGGATCCGGCGAGCACGCCCGCGCCGAACGGCGTTATCTCAACCGCAATCCCAAGGCGAAGCTCTATGTTGGACTTGGCGACTTCTCGATCTTCCGCCTCGAGCCGGAGCGCGCCAGCCTCAACGGCGGCTTCGGCAAGGCCTATTTGCTCGAGCGCGCCGATCTGGTCACGACCGCACCGGTCGTCGAAGAGCTTGCCGCCGGCGAACAATCCGCCCTCGACCACATGAATGCCGACCATAGCGATGCAATTGCCGTCTATGCGCGCCATTTCGCCGGAGCCGCAGGTGACGGCTGGGTCATCACCGGCTTCGATGCCGATGGCATGGACCTGGCGTTGGGCGACGATGTCTGTCGGGTCTTCTTCCCCGAGCCGTTGGGGGCCGCGCGCGAGCTCAGGCATGTTTTGGTCGACATGGCAAGGACCGGCCGGGCGGTGGACCAAACACAGCCCGACAGTAAATCGCGTCGGATCGAAAGCAACCCTTGA
- the ctrA gene encoding cell cycle two-component system response regulator CtrA, whose product MRVLLIEDDSATAQSIELMLKSESFNVYTTDLGEEGVDLGKLYDYDIILLDLNLPDMSGYEVLRTLRLSKVKTPILILSGMAGIEDKVRGLGFGADDYMTKPFHKDELVARIHAIVRRSKGHAQSVITTGDLVVNLDAKTVEVGGQRVHLTGKEYQMLELLSLRKGTTLTKEMFLNHLYGGMDEPELKIIDVFICKLRKKLDAASGGQNYIETVWGRGYVLREPEDIRVSA is encoded by the coding sequence ATGCGTGTTCTGCTGATAGAAGATGACAGTGCAACCGCACAAAGCATCGAGCTGATGCTGAAATCAGAAAGTTTCAATGTCTATACGACCGATCTTGGCGAAGAGGGTGTCGATTTAGGCAAGCTCTACGACTACGACATCATCCTTCTCGATCTCAATCTTCCTGACATGTCTGGATATGAGGTCTTGAGAACACTTCGTCTTTCCAAAGTGAAGACGCCGATCCTCATCCTCTCCGGCATGGCCGGCATCGAGGATAAGGTACGCGGCCTCGGCTTCGGCGCAGACGATTACATGACCAAGCCGTTCCACAAGGACGAACTGGTCGCCCGCATCCACGCTATCGTGCGGCGTTCCAAGGGCCATGCCCAGTCGGTCATCACCACCGGCGACCTGGTGGTCAATCTCGATGCCAAGACCGTCGAGGTCGGTGGCCAGCGCGTGCATCTGACCGGCAAGGAATACCAGATGCTGGAGCTGCTCTCGCTGCGCAAGGGCACCACGCTCACGAAGGAAATGTTCCTCAACCACCTCTACGGCGGCATGGACGAACCGGAACTGAAGATCATCGACGTCTTCATCTGCAAGCTGCGCAAGAAGCTCGACGCCGCTTCCGGCGGACAGAATTACATCGAGACGGTTTGGGGCCGCGGCTATGTGCTGCGCGAGCCGGAAGATATCCGCGTCAGCGCCTGA
- a CDS encoding RNA methyltransferase: protein MRPIHIDDPQDPRVAAYLDIRERDLAGRQGRFVAEGKVVLEMLLSAKRFAAESVLVLENRLAGLDGTLRKAPTDLPVYVAASEVMDKIAGFHMHRGILAIGRKGAAQPAEALLDTLPAGALVVVLVGIANHDNMGSIFRNAAAFGADAVFLDATCCNPLYRKAIRVSVGAALKVPFASFTETVGFTAALDRLGFGQFALSPHGQTDIRDAKRTERLALYLGTEGDGLPERLLARLRTVRIGMAEGFDSLNVAAASAIALHYFSASRT from the coding sequence ATGCGCCCCATTCATATCGACGACCCGCAAGACCCGCGCGTCGCCGCCTATCTCGACATCCGTGAGCGCGACCTTGCCGGCCGGCAAGGCCGCTTCGTTGCCGAAGGCAAGGTGGTGCTCGAAATGCTGCTCTCGGCCAAACGCTTTGCGGCCGAATCGGTGCTGGTACTCGAAAACCGGCTGGCCGGCCTCGATGGAACTCTGCGCAAGGCCCCCACGGACCTTCCGGTTTACGTGGCGGCCAGCGAGGTCATGGACAAGATCGCCGGCTTCCACATGCATCGCGGCATATTGGCGATCGGCCGCAAGGGCGCGGCGCAGCCCGCAGAGGCCTTGCTGGACACCTTGCCCGCCGGCGCGCTAGTCGTCGTTCTGGTCGGCATCGCCAACCATGACAATATGGGCTCCATTTTTCGCAACGCCGCCGCCTTCGGCGCCGATGCCGTGTTCCTGGATGCGACCTGCTGCAATCCGCTGTACCGCAAGGCGATCCGCGTCTCGGTCGGCGCCGCGCTGAAAGTTCCCTTCGCCTCCTTCACCGAGACCGTCGGTTTCACCGCGGCGCTCGACCGGCTGGGCTTCGGCCAGTTCGCTTTGTCGCCGCACGGGCAGACCGACATCCGCGATGCCAAAAGGACGGAACGGCTGGCGCTCTACCTCGGCACCGAAGGCGACGGCCTGCCCGAGAGGCTGCTCGCCCGCCTGCGGACGGTGCGAATCGGTATGGCTGAAGGTTTTGACAGTCTGAATGTCGCCGCCGCGTCGGCCATCGCATTGCATTATTTTTCCGCAAGCAGGACCTGA
- a CDS encoding histidine phosphotransferase family protein → MAELFTLSAPDLAALLCSRVCHDIISPVGAINNGLELLDEGGADEDAMKLIRQSARNASARLQFARIAFGAAGSAGMMIDTGDAEAVAIAFLKNEKPELVWNGTRALLPKNKVKLLLNLILVANAAIPRGGKLAVTLENLDTEPRFALAASGPMLRVPPKFLELHSGHKPEEPIDAHSVQPYYTLLLAREANMTISIHATAEEIVLSAA, encoded by the coding sequence ATGGCTGAGCTTTTCACCCTTTCCGCACCCGATCTCGCAGCGCTTTTGTGCAGCCGGGTCTGCCACGACATCATTTCGCCGGTCGGTGCCATAAACAACGGGCTCGAGCTGCTCGATGAAGGCGGCGCCGACGAAGACGCCATGAAATTGATTCGCCAGAGCGCCAGGAACGCTTCGGCCCGCTTGCAATTCGCTCGCATCGCGTTCGGCGCAGCCGGTTCTGCCGGCATGATGATCGACACCGGGGACGCCGAGGCCGTTGCCATCGCCTTCCTAAAGAACGAGAAGCCGGAACTGGTCTGGAACGGAACCCGCGCGCTGTTGCCCAAGAATAAGGTCAAGCTGCTGCTCAACCTCATTCTCGTCGCCAACGCCGCCATTCCGCGTGGCGGCAAGCTTGCGGTCACACTTGAAAACCTGGACACCGAACCCCGGTTTGCGCTCGCCGCGAGCGGTCCGATGCTGCGCGTGCCACCCAAATTCCTGGAACTCCATTCCGGCCACAAGCCCGAGGAACCGATCGACGCGCATTCGGTGCAGCCCTACTACACGCTGCTTCTGGCGCGCGAGGCCAACATGACAATATCGATTCACGCGACCGCGGAAGAAATCGTGCTTTCCGCTGCCTGA
- a CDS encoding 3-hydroxyacyl-CoA dehydrogenase: MNPNGQIAIVTGGGSGLGEATARALAVKGASVAILDLGIERAAKVAADIGGIAIQCDVSSADSGAACVAEVAKTLGEPRILVNCAGIAIGMKTIGKDGPHPLDQYRKVIEVNLIGTFNMIRLVADRAAKLEPLEGGERGIIVNTASVAAYDGQIGQAAYSASKGGVVGMTLPVARDLARSGIRVCTIAPGIFKTPMMAGMPQEVQDSLGAAVPFPSRLGEPSEYAALALHIIENQMLNGETIRLDGAIRMAPK; encoded by the coding sequence ATGAACCCGAACGGCCAGATTGCGATCGTCACCGGCGGGGGCTCCGGCCTCGGCGAGGCGACGGCGCGTGCGCTGGCCGTGAAGGGCGCCAGCGTCGCCATCCTCGATCTCGGCATCGAGCGCGCGGCGAAGGTTGCGGCCGATATTGGGGGCATCGCCATCCAATGCGACGTGAGCAGCGCCGACAGCGGTGCGGCTTGCGTTGCGGAAGTGGCAAAAACGCTCGGCGAACCCCGTATCCTGGTCAATTGCGCTGGCATCGCCATCGGCATGAAGACGATCGGCAAGGACGGTCCGCACCCGCTCGACCAGTACCGCAAGGTGATCGAGGTCAATCTGATCGGCACCTTCAACATGATCCGCCTCGTCGCCGACCGGGCCGCGAAGCTTGAGCCGCTGGAGGGCGGCGAGCGCGGCATCATCGTCAACACCGCATCGGTCGCCGCCTATGACGGCCAGATCGGCCAGGCGGCCTATTCGGCCTCCAAGGGCGGCGTCGTCGGCATGACGCTGCCGGTGGCGCGCGACCTTGCCCGGTCGGGCATTCGCGTCTGCACCATCGCGCCTGGCATCTTCAAGACGCCGATGATGGCCGGCATGCCGCAAGAGGTGCAGGATTCGCTGGGCGCCGCAGTGCCCTTCCCGTCCCGTCTTGGCGAGCCTTCCGAATATGCAGCGCTTGCGCTGCACATCATCGAAAACCAGATGCTCAACGGCGAGACCATCCGTCTCGATGGCGCCATCCGCATGGCGCCGAAGTAG
- a CDS encoding glutathione S-transferase family protein, with the protein MGLLVDGKWQDRWYNTKDSGGRFVRAQSQWRDRVTVDGTPAEGRKRGFKAEPGRYHLYVSLACPWAHRTLIFRALKKLKDVISVSVVHHFMGTNGWTFLAEDGATGDTLYGHDFLHQIYTKADCAYSGRVTVPVLWDRREQTIVSNESSEIIRMLNSAFDEWGDASLDFYPKALRGEIDAVNALVYPSINNGVYRAGFATTQAAYEEAFGELFSALDQLEDRLSRQRYLVGDRITEADWRLFTTLVRFDPVYVGHFKCNLRRIADYPNLSNYLRDLYQVPGVAGTVSLHHIKAHYYGSHQTINPTRIVPVGPELEYAAPHDRNRFRKAA; encoded by the coding sequence ATGGGATTGCTGGTCGACGGTAAATGGCAGGATCGGTGGTACAACACCAAGGACAGCGGCGGCCGGTTCGTGCGGGCGCAATCGCAATGGCGCGACCGGGTCACGGTTGACGGCACGCCGGCCGAAGGCCGCAAGCGCGGCTTCAAGGCCGAGCCCGGCCGCTACCATCTCTATGTCTCGCTTGCCTGTCCCTGGGCGCACCGGACGCTGATTTTTCGAGCACTGAAGAAGCTCAAGGACGTGATTTCCGTCTCGGTCGTCCATCATTTCATGGGCACCAACGGCTGGACGTTCCTGGCCGAGGACGGCGCCACCGGCGATACGCTCTACGGCCATGATTTCCTGCATCAGATCTACACCAAGGCCGATTGCGCCTACTCCGGCCGCGTGACGGTGCCGGTTCTGTGGGACAGGCGAGAGCAAACAATAGTCTCCAACGAATCCTCCGAGATCATCCGGATGCTCAATTCCGCCTTCGACGAATGGGGCGACGCCAGCCTCGACTTCTATCCGAAAGCACTGCGCGGCGAGATCGACGCGGTCAATGCGCTGGTCTATCCCTCGATCAACAACGGCGTCTACCGCGCCGGCTTCGCCACCACCCAAGCGGCCTATGAGGAAGCGTTTGGCGAACTGTTCTCAGCGCTCGACCAACTCGAGGACCGCCTGTCTCGCCAGCGTTACCTCGTCGGTGACCGCATCACCGAGGCCGATTGGCGGCTGTTCACCACGCTGGTCCGCTTCGATCCGGTCTATGTCGGCCATTTCAAGTGCAACCTGCGCCGCATCGCCGACTATCCGAACCTGTCGAACTATCTGCGCGATCTCTATCAGGTGCCCGGCGTCGCGGGTACGGTGAGCCTGCACCACATCAAGGCGCACTATTACGGCAGCCACCAAACGATCAACCCGACGCGCATCGTGCCGGTCGGGCCGGAACTGGAATACGCCGCGCCGCATGATCGCAATCGATTCAGGAAGGCGGCGTGA
- a CDS encoding metalloregulator ArsR/SmtB family transcription factor, with the protein MVSTKLIANAESAATFLTLMGNEKRLLIMNYLADGEMSVGAIAEKVLLSQSALSQHLAKLRALDLVETRRDRQMIYYSCKSEAVRELLNMLDGIFGEGELSQMAYRLRRAGA; encoded by the coding sequence ATGGTCTCGACAAAACTAATCGCCAACGCCGAATCAGCAGCTACGTTTCTGACGCTGATGGGCAACGAGAAACGACTGTTGATCATGAACTATCTGGCAGATGGTGAAATGTCGGTCGGCGCTATCGCAGAGAAGGTTCTGCTCAGCCAATCCGCCCTGTCACAACATCTGGCCAAATTGCGGGCGCTCGATCTCGTCGAGACCCGACGCGACCGACAGATGATCTATTATTCCTGCAAATCCGAGGCCGTGCGCGAACTTCTCAACATGCTCGACGGGATTTTCGGTGAGGGTGAGTTGTCGCAGATGGCCTACCGCCTGCGCCGTGCCGGGGCTTGA
- a CDS encoding alpha/beta fold hydrolase, whose translation MISSLYAAERGAGPKTVVFLHGFGGCHDDWHEVISTLALGSRTLAYDLPGHGLSLDFPSGGPAKAAAQAVLADLAARGIRRVHLVGHSMGGAAAVLMALAEPERIASLTLLAPGGFGTEINGPLLRRYAAAANRSEIHACLAAMSGPQGLPSERIVDVLGEMRTRPGQLQKFVEIAAAMTRNDRQGVIPRERLETLDMPVMVVWGVDDAVLPFTQADALPAHFHLHHVLEAGHMLVEEAPALIAEIARRNIKRRSRPLRPKSAAAAN comes from the coding sequence ATGATTTCATCCCTTTACGCTGCCGAACGGGGCGCCGGCCCGAAGACGGTTGTCTTCCTGCATGGCTTCGGCGGTTGCCACGACGACTGGCACGAGGTGATTTCGACACTCGCGCTTGGTTCACGGACGCTGGCCTATGATCTTCCGGGCCATGGGCTGTCCCTCGATTTCCCGAGCGGCGGTCCGGCCAAGGCGGCTGCCCAGGCCGTTCTAGCAGACCTCGCCGCACGCGGAATCAGGAGGGTGCATCTCGTTGGCCACTCGATGGGCGGAGCGGCGGCGGTGCTGATGGCATTGGCCGAACCCGAAAGGATAGCGTCGCTGACGCTTCTGGCGCCGGGCGGCTTTGGAACTGAGATCAATGGGCCGCTGTTGCGCCGTTACGCCGCCGCTGCCAACAGAAGCGAGATTCATGCCTGCCTCGCCGCCATGTCCGGACCGCAAGGCCTGCCCTCGGAGCGCATCGTGGATGTTCTCGGTGAAATGCGTACGCGTCCCGGCCAGTTGCAGAAATTTGTCGAGATCGCAGCCGCCATGACCAGGAACGATCGGCAGGGCGTCATCCCGCGCGAACGGCTCGAAACGCTTGATATGCCGGTGATGGTGGTTTGGGGAGTAGATGACGCGGTGCTGCCTTTCACCCAGGCCGATGCTCTGCCGGCGCATTTCCACCTGCACCACGTCTTGGAGGCCGGCCATATGCTGGTCGAGGAAGCACCCGCCCTGATCGCCGAGATCGCGCGCCGCAATATAAAACGCCGCAGCAGGCCGCTTCGTCCAAAATCCGCTGCCGCGGCGAACTGA
- a CDS encoding EipA family protein: MAIALMGLVVFSTSASQAQEYTAQEIVDSGHKFFGATSGGLATVVEKIFSSYGLPNGYLLGEEGSGALIGGLTYGEGTLYTKNAGDHKVFWQGPSLGWDFGGEGSRVMMLVYNLDDVNSLYNRFGGVAGSAYIVAGVGFNVMKNNNMLLVPIRTGVGARLGVNLGYLKLTQRATWNPF, from the coding sequence ATGGCGATCGCTCTCATGGGCCTTGTCGTCTTTTCAACCTCGGCTTCGCAGGCCCAGGAATACACCGCTCAGGAGATCGTCGATTCCGGTCATAAATTCTTCGGTGCGACGTCGGGCGGGCTCGCCACCGTAGTCGAGAAGATATTCTCCTCCTACGGCCTGCCCAATGGCTATTTGCTTGGCGAGGAAGGCTCGGGTGCGCTGATCGGTGGCCTGACCTATGGCGAGGGCACACTCTACACCAAGAATGCCGGCGACCACAAAGTGTTCTGGCAGGGGCCGTCACTTGGCTGGGATTTTGGCGGCGAGGGCTCGCGGGTGATGATGCTGGTCTATAATCTCGACGATGTGAACAGCCTCTACAATCGTTTCGGCGGCGTTGCCGGCTCTGCCTATATCGTGGCTGGCGTCGGCTTCAACGTGATGAAGAACAACAATATGCTGCTGGTGCCGATCCGTACCGGCGTCGGCGCCCGGCTTGGCGTCAATCTCGGCTATCTCAAGCTTACCCAGCGAGCGACCTGGAATCCGTTCTGA
- a CDS encoding response regulator, producing MKRCMFVDDSSVIRKVARRILGGSDMLVIEAASGLDAVEMCAADMPDIIIVDGALPDIQAVDVIRRVRAMESPVQPQILISLVEVDVASIMRAKRAGAQGYLLKPFNRSQLLECFRSLKTAA from the coding sequence ATGAAACGCTGCATGTTCGTCGACGATTCGAGCGTCATCAGGAAGGTTGCAAGGCGCATCCTGGGTGGTTCTGACATGCTGGTCATCGAAGCAGCAAGCGGGCTTGACGCGGTCGAGATGTGCGCGGCCGACATGCCGGACATCATCATCGTCGACGGCGCCTTGCCGGACATTCAGGCGGTGGACGTCATCCGCCGCGTGCGCGCCATGGAAAGCCCGGTTCAGCCCCAGATCCTGATTTCGCTGGTTGAGGTCGACGTCGCTTCGATCATGCGGGCAAAGCGCGCCGGCGCTCAAGGCTATCTGCTGAAGCCGTTCAACCGGTCGCAACTTCTCGAGTGCTTCCGCAGCTTGAAAACAGCCGCCTGA
- a CDS encoding NUDIX domain-containing protein codes for MTLPDPEQALRQTGWPGLRARLFHLYFVLRRPMTLGVRGLVHDRASNSVFLIRHTYVPGWQLPGGGVEVGETLIEALARELFEEGNIALTAPPVLKSMHFNRRASGRDHVGFYLVEQFNQAAPKLPDREIAAAGFFPLDRLPAGTTPATLRRLAEIFGGAAISPYW; via the coding sequence ATGACGCTTCCGGATCCGGAGCAAGCGTTACGCCAGACCGGCTGGCCGGGTCTCAGGGCAAGGCTGTTTCATCTGTACTTCGTGCTGAGGCGACCGATGACGCTCGGGGTGCGCGGCCTGGTCCACGACCGCGCCTCCAATTCCGTCTTCCTCATTCGCCACACCTATGTTCCGGGCTGGCAGCTTCCAGGCGGCGGCGTCGAGGTGGGCGAGACGCTGATCGAGGCGCTGGCGCGCGAACTCTTCGAGGAGGGCAACATTGCATTGACAGCGCCACCGGTGCTGAAATCGATGCATTTCAACCGTCGGGCCAGCGGCCGCGACCATGTCGGCTTCTATTTGGTCGAGCAATTCAATCAGGCGGCGCCGAAGCTGCCGGACCGCGAGATCGCCGCAGCCGGGTTCTTCCCGCTCGACCGCCTGCCGGCGGGGACGACGCCGGCCACATTGCGGCGGCTTGCTGAGATTTTTGGCGGCGCGGCGATATCGCCCTACTGGTAG
- a CDS encoding flagellar export protein FliJ — MKSRENLVRLKQFQVNEKRRQLLQLDMMIAEFERMAVELELQITAEEKKAGITDINHFAYPTFAKAARLRRDNLRNSQSDLAQQRSVAESLLGEAEAELSKAEMLESRDTKIRDAETGGRSAMIG, encoded by the coding sequence ATGAAGTCACGTGAGAACCTCGTTCGGCTGAAGCAATTTCAGGTGAACGAGAAGCGGCGGCAATTGCTGCAACTCGACATGATGATCGCCGAGTTCGAGCGCATGGCTGTCGAACTAGAGCTTCAGATCACCGCCGAAGAAAAGAAAGCCGGCATCACCGACATCAACCATTTTGCCTATCCAACCTTCGCCAAGGCAGCGCGCCTGCGCCGCGACAACCTCAGAAACTCGCAAAGCGACCTTGCCCAGCAGCGAAGCGTTGCCGAATCACTGCTCGGCGAAGCCGAAGCGGAACTTTCCAAAGCGGAAATGCTCGAATCGCGCGACACCAAGATCCGCGACGCCGAGACCGGCGGCCGCAGCGCCATGATCGGCTGA
- a CDS encoding CaiB/BaiF CoA-transferase family protein, producing MSAEVAPAAKTGPLAGLRVIEMAGLGPVPMTGLMLSEMGAEVLRIERLGSTQPLLSLPDEYDIDRHGRSILRIDLKRREGVELVLRLAEKADMLIEGFRPGVMERLGLGPDAALARNPTLIYGRMTGFGQDGPLAGRAGHDITYLAYSGVLHAIGQEASRPVPPLNLIADYGGGAMMLIAGALAALFERSRSGKGQVIDAAMTEGASMLATPVHALMAAGLWRDRRGANLLDSGAPFYDTYETADARHIAVGCLEPRFFAEFAGLLPLDERFVRGQYDRTLWPEMRAAIVDRVGQKTRDDWVRLFTATDACVAPVLSLREAEDHPHNRARNAFVTSGALERPAPAPRFSRSRPTLAAMPADHDRQAATVLARFGFSESETEALVKSGVIDR from the coding sequence ATGAGTGCCGAAGTCGCCCCGGCAGCGAAGACCGGCCCGCTCGCCGGTCTGAGGGTGATCGAAATGGCCGGGCTTGGACCGGTGCCCATGACCGGCCTGATGTTGTCGGAGATGGGAGCCGAGGTGCTGCGCATCGAGCGGCTTGGGTCAACCCAGCCGTTGTTGTCGCTGCCGGATGAGTACGACATCGACCGTCACGGCCGCTCCATCCTGCGGATTGACCTGAAGCGCAGGGAAGGCGTCGAGCTGGTGCTGCGCCTTGCCGAAAAGGCCGACATGCTGATCGAAGGGTTTCGTCCTGGGGTCATGGAGCGGCTTGGTCTCGGGCCGGACGCGGCATTGGCGCGCAACCCGACGCTGATCTACGGCCGCATGACGGGGTTCGGCCAGGACGGACCGCTGGCGGGTCGTGCCGGCCACGACATCACCTATCTCGCCTATTCCGGTGTACTGCACGCCATCGGCCAGGAAGCAAGCCGGCCAGTCCCACCGCTCAACCTCATCGCCGACTATGGCGGCGGCGCCATGATGCTGATTGCCGGCGCGCTGGCCGCCTTGTTTGAGCGCTCGCGCTCCGGCAAGGGCCAGGTGATCGACGCCGCGATGACCGAGGGTGCTTCGATGCTGGCGACACCTGTGCACGCCTTGATGGCAGCGGGCCTGTGGCGTGACAGGCGCGGCGCGAACCTGCTCGATTCCGGCGCGCCCTTCTACGACACCTATGAGACGGCGGACGCACGGCACATCGCCGTCGGCTGTCTTGAACCCCGGTTCTTCGCCGAATTCGCAGGACTGCTGCCGCTCGACGAACGTTTTGTACGCGGCCAATACGACAGGACGTTGTGGCCAGAGATGCGCGCCGCCATTGTCGATCGGGTCGGACAGAAGACACGGGACGACTGGGTCCGCCTCTTTACTGCGACCGATGCTTGCGTTGCACCGGTTCTGTCGCTGCGGGAAGCCGAGGATCATCCGCACAACCGCGCTCGCAACGCCTTTGTGACGTCGGGTGCGCTTGAGCGCCCCGCCCCGGCACCGCGCTTTTCGCGCTCCCGGCCGACGCTTGCCGCCATGCCGGCCGATCACGATCGTCAGGCGGCAACCGTGCTGGCACGCTTCGGCTTTTCGGAAAGCGAGACTGAGGCCCTTGTCAAATCCGGTGTGATTGATCGATAA